A single region of the Fimbriimonadaceae bacterium genome encodes:
- a CDS encoding ABC transporter permease, giving the protein MGLWQSFLIALGMLRLHKLRAFLTMLGVIIGVFSVTIIIMISNGFQYYVTYEFKKLGADTIFVSYDGGRRSQGGPFSGIAGLRDEDLQYLKDQVPSIDILAPMLMVPSQKVLYEDRTLDNPRIFASDDNFHILNRLTLIKGRHISETDIRNRANVCVIGEEVITRLGLGDNPLGKLISFKGITLEVVGVYKRFDMMGQTNARDVLVPITTAQDKWLGGRYYSMISFKPKPGYTVEETMDRTWEALMRRSDNRKIYRLDSRESIMNILGGVVGAAGVILALVAALSLLVGGIGIMNIMLVSVTERTKEVGLRKAVGAKSGAVLTQFLVESATLSLVGGLIGMFGAWMLGNLVTLMTIANKWPSESGLAMPFPVVAGIAAAAFSALIGVVFGLYPAIRAAKLSPIEALRTD; this is encoded by the coding sequence ATGGGACTTTGGCAATCGTTTCTGATCGCGCTCGGAATGCTCCGCCTGCACAAGCTGAGAGCCTTCCTGACCATGCTCGGCGTTATCATCGGCGTCTTTTCTGTGACGATCATCATCATGATCTCAAACGGGTTCCAATACTACGTCACTTACGAATTCAAGAAACTCGGCGCAGACACCATCTTTGTGAGCTACGACGGAGGACGGCGCAGTCAGGGCGGACCGTTTAGCGGAATTGCCGGACTGCGCGACGAGGACCTCCAATATCTCAAGGACCAGGTCCCTTCCATCGACATCCTCGCACCGATGCTCATGGTCCCCAGCCAGAAGGTTCTCTACGAAGATCGCACGCTCGATAATCCGAGGATTTTTGCCTCGGACGACAACTTCCATATCCTCAACAGACTTACGCTCATCAAAGGCAGACATATCTCCGAAACGGACATCCGCAATCGTGCCAACGTTTGCGTGATCGGAGAGGAGGTCATCACTAGGCTTGGGCTCGGCGATAATCCCCTTGGCAAGCTCATCAGTTTTAAGGGCATCACCCTTGAGGTCGTTGGCGTGTACAAGCGCTTCGACATGATGGGGCAGACCAACGCTCGCGACGTCCTCGTCCCCATCACCACCGCCCAAGATAAATGGCTGGGCGGCCGCTACTACAGCATGATCTCGTTCAAACCCAAGCCCGGTTACACCGTCGAAGAGACGATGGACCGAACTTGGGAAGCGCTCATGCGCCGATCCGACAATCGCAAAATCTACCGACTCGATTCACGCGAGTCGATCATGAATATTCTTGGGGGTGTTGTTGGAGCTGCCGGTGTCATCCTGGCGTTGGTTGCCGCCCTTTCGCTGCTCGTCGGTGGCATCGGCATCATGAACATCATGCTGGTCTCCGTCACCGAGCGCACAAAAGAGGTTGGCCTGCGCAAGGCCGTCGGCGCCAAAAGCGGTGCCGTTCTAACCCAGTTCTTGGTCGAATCGGCGACGCTTAGCCTTGTCGGCGGACTGATCGGGATGTTCGGAGCGTGGATGCTGGGGAACTTGGTCACACTGATGACCATCGCCAATAAGTGGCCTTCCGAGAGCGGCCTTGCCATGCCTTTCCCGGTTGTTGCCGGTATCGCGGCGGCGGCGTTCTCTGCGCTCATCGGGGTTGTCTTTGGCTTGTATCCTGCCATTCGTGCGGCTAAGCTGAGCCCGATCGAAGCGCTCAGGACGGACTAA
- a CDS encoding ABC transporter permease, producing the protein MIDLLIALLGSTITLSAPLILAALGGFFSERSGIINIALEGKMLSAACLAAIVGLSSGSAMFGLLAGIGAAVVMSLLHYLLTQTYSVDHVVSGMAVNIIAFGGTNFLASTFMDESFAAKVPIMPVAMYDALAFLLPLLCLLYVQRSRGGLRLLALGNDPDKARQMGVSAVRVRLMALLATGVLCGLAGTLMVSTTRVFSDGMTAGRGFIALAALVISGWRPIPTLIACVAFGFFQALQINLQGIKIAGLEPPPEFWQSLPYLVTVVALAGLLGRNQAPAGLGKP; encoded by the coding sequence ATGATTGATCTTCTCATCGCCTTGTTGGGGAGCACGATCACCCTAAGCGCACCCTTAATCCTTGCTGCTTTGGGCGGATTCTTCAGCGAGCGCAGCGGCATCATCAACATCGCGCTTGAGGGAAAGATGCTCTCGGCAGCGTGTCTGGCTGCGATAGTCGGCTTGAGCTCAGGAAGTGCAATGTTCGGTCTGCTGGCCGGGATCGGCGCAGCGGTTGTGATGTCGCTCCTGCACTACCTGCTTACCCAAACCTACAGCGTCGATCATGTGGTGAGCGGCATGGCGGTAAACATCATCGCCTTTGGGGGGACCAACTTCTTGGCCAGCACATTCATGGATGAATCGTTCGCCGCGAAGGTGCCGATCATGCCAGTGGCAATGTACGACGCGCTGGCGTTCTTGCTCCCACTTCTGTGTCTGCTTTATGTGCAGCGGTCACGCGGTGGGCTTCGTCTGCTCGCGCTGGGGAATGACCCAGACAAGGCTCGGCAAATGGGAGTTTCAGCAGTCCGAGTTCGGCTGATGGCGTTGCTGGCAACTGGTGTTTTGTGTGGGTTGGCAGGAACGCTGATGGTGAGCACAACGCGCGTTTTTAGCGACGGAATGACGGCGGGTCGTGGATTTATCGCGCTTGCTGCCCTCGTGATCTCCGGATGGCGACCTATTCCAACGTTGATAGCGTGTGTTGCCTTTGGGTTTTTTCAGGCCCTCCAGATCAATCTGCAAGGGATCAAGATTGCGGGCTTGGAGCCGCCTCCCGAGTTTTGGCAATCCTTGCCGTATTTGGTGACGGTAGTTGCCTTGGCAGGACTGCTTGGGCGGAACCAGGCGCCTGCGGGGTTGGGCAAGCCGTAG
- a CDS encoding ABC transporter permease — MSRFKIPLLILGSFLLLLGAVWLTGVSPIAAVQALFKGSLGSSNAVSGTLREMTPLLIAGLAVFIGLQAGLFNIGVEGQLLAGAGAATCVGLAIPGWIGIVLALISGCVAGAIWAYPAGWIKAYRGGHEVITTIMLNEVAFRLTQYLTAGPLKQEGQQSATTATLSEGTRLGNVWSEPQVNLALLLALAILLGFGIWFKRTVAGFELRLTGAKARAAEFAGVNVKRVTARAMAVSGALGGLAGACQVLAFEGRFYANFSSGYGFEALGVALLAGGTPIGLIPSAFLFGALSKGSTALQVEGVPKGITGVVLGVLIIVYAVIRYRKQVRHD; from the coding sequence ATGAGCCGCTTCAAGATTCCGCTCCTCATCCTGGGATCGTTCTTGCTGCTTCTTGGGGCCGTGTGGCTAACCGGCGTTTCTCCAATCGCAGCGGTACAGGCTCTGTTCAAGGGAAGTCTAGGAAGCTCCAATGCCGTGAGCGGAACTCTAAGAGAGATGACTCCGTTGCTCATCGCCGGACTTGCCGTGTTCATCGGTCTGCAGGCGGGTCTGTTTAACATCGGCGTAGAGGGTCAGCTCTTGGCGGGGGCAGGCGCAGCGACCTGTGTCGGATTGGCAATTCCAGGTTGGATCGGCATAGTGTTGGCGCTTATTTCGGGCTGCGTTGCCGGAGCTATTTGGGCGTATCCAGCAGGTTGGATCAAGGCATACCGAGGCGGGCACGAGGTCATTACGACGATCATGTTGAACGAAGTTGCTTTCCGGCTCACACAATATCTCACAGCCGGACCGCTCAAGCAGGAAGGCCAGCAGAGCGCGACGACGGCAACGTTGTCCGAAGGAACCCGATTAGGCAATGTATGGTCAGAGCCACAGGTCAATTTAGCCCTCCTTTTGGCGTTGGCGATTCTGCTGGGGTTCGGGATTTGGTTCAAGCGAACGGTCGCGGGATTTGAGCTAAGGCTCACCGGTGCGAAGGCTCGAGCCGCTGAGTTTGCCGGGGTGAACGTGAAGCGGGTGACCGCACGGGCGATGGCGGTCTCAGGTGCGCTCGGCGGACTGGCGGGGGCTTGTCAAGTACTCGCCTTTGAAGGTCGCTTCTATGCCAATTTCTCATCGGGATATGGGTTCGAGGCTCTCGGAGTCGCGCTTCTTGCCGGAGGCACACCGATCGGGCTCATCCCTTCGGCATTTCTCTTTGGAGCTTTGTCGAAGGGTTCAACCGCCTTGCAAGTTGAAGGTGTTCCGAAGGGGATTACCGGTGTTGTTTTGGGGGTGCTGATTATCGTCTACGCCGTCATTCGCTATCGAAAGCAGGTGCGTCATGATTGA